Proteins co-encoded in one Patescibacteria group bacterium genomic window:
- the rpmC gene encoding 50S ribosomal protein L29, whose product MKIKELRQKTEKELKDLLSEDRRKLGQFKFDLASKKIKNAGQIGELRRDIAKILTILQAKKND is encoded by the coding sequence ATGAAAATTAAAGAGTTGCGCCAAAAAACAGAAAAAGAATTGAAAGATTTATTAAGCGAAGACCGTCGCAAACTTGGTCAGTTTAAGTTTGATTTGGCGTCAAAAAAGATTAAAAACGCCGGACAGATTGGAGAATTGCGCAGAGATATTGCTAAAATTTTAACTATTTTACA